In Aquiflexum balticum DSM 16537, a single genomic region encodes these proteins:
- a CDS encoding cryptochrome/photolyase family protein, which yields MKRKLRLILGDQLNLNHSWFNESNQNILYVLMELGQETSYVRHHIQKVVGFFLAMRNFADELQKQGYQVLYLGLDSKSNTQSLTDNLSLIIENNDIEHFEYQLPDEYRLDQQLKEFCSSLNISFSSHDTEHFITSRNFLADFFRNKKTYLMETFYREMRKQNDVLMDDGEPLTGKWNFDQENRNKFKDPLLLKSPKTFPKDASSIVAQLRKMGIETIGEINEKDFGWPVSRAESLAVLDHFCSELLPYFGEYQDAMYSDDVFLFHSRLSFSLNTKMISPLEVVQKVESYWESQQEKISIAQVEGFIRQIIGWREYMRGVYWAKMPEYGMMNFFGHDRKLPGFYWTGETKMNCMKHSIDQSLKVAYAHHIQRLMVTGNFALLAGIHPDEVDDWYLGIYIDAIQWVEMPNARGMSQFADGGIVGTKPYVSSANYIDKMSDYCKSCHYDNKEKVGAKACPFNSLYWHFYNRNEEKLSKNPRIGMVYRTWEKMKNKSEILEQAEEYLGNIEKL from the coding sequence ATGAAAAGGAAATTAAGGCTAATTTTAGGAGATCAATTGAATCTCAACCATTCATGGTTTAACGAAAGCAATCAGAACATTCTGTATGTTTTGATGGAATTGGGACAGGAGACAAGCTATGTCAGGCACCATATTCAGAAGGTTGTGGGATTTTTTTTAGCGATGAGAAATTTCGCAGATGAGCTTCAAAAGCAAGGTTATCAGGTTTTGTATTTGGGACTGGATTCCAAGAGCAATACCCAAAGCCTAACTGACAACCTCTCCTTGATCATCGAAAATAATGATATTGAACACTTTGAATATCAACTTCCTGATGAATATAGATTGGATCAGCAATTGAAGGAATTCTGTAGTTCATTGAATATTTCTTTTTCGAGTCATGATACGGAGCATTTCATTACCTCCAGAAATTTTCTGGCGGATTTCTTTAGAAATAAAAAAACTTATCTCATGGAGACTTTTTATAGGGAAATGCGAAAACAAAACGATGTTTTGATGGATGACGGAGAGCCGCTTACAGGAAAATGGAACTTTGATCAGGAAAACCGGAATAAATTCAAAGATCCATTACTGCTCAAATCACCTAAGACTTTCCCAAAAGATGCTTCCTCGATAGTCGCCCAATTAAGGAAAATGGGAATTGAAACGATTGGGGAGATTAATGAAAAAGATTTTGGTTGGCCGGTTTCCAGGGCGGAGAGTTTGGCGGTATTGGACCATTTTTGTTCTGAATTATTGCCTTATTTCGGTGAGTATCAGGATGCGATGTATTCAGATGACGTCTTTTTGTTCCACAGTAGATTAAGTTTTAGCCTCAATACCAAAATGATTTCCCCTTTGGAAGTGGTTCAAAAGGTGGAGTCCTATTGGGAGAGTCAACAGGAAAAAATCTCTATAGCGCAGGTGGAAGGTTTTATCAGGCAGATTATTGGCTGGAGAGAATATATGAGAGGCGTTTATTGGGCAAAAATGCCTGAGTATGGTATGATGAATTTTTTTGGGCATGACAGGAAATTGCCCGGATTCTATTGGACTGGCGAAACGAAGATGAATTGCATGAAGCATAGTATAGACCAATCCTTGAAAGTAGCTTATGCTCATCATATTCAGCGTTTGATGGTTACCGGGAATTTTGCCTTATTGGCAGGGATCCATCCTGATGAAGTTGATGATTGGTACTTGGGAATCTACATTGACGCAATCCAATGGGTAGAGATGCCAAATGCAAGAGGAATGAGCCAATTTGCTGACGGGGGAATTGTGGGAACGAAGCCTTATGTATCCTCTGCAAATTATATTGATAAGATGAGCGATTATTGCAAAAGTTGCCATTACGATAATAAAGAGAAAGTCGGAGCAAAGGCATGCCCATTCAATAGCCTTTATTGGCATTTTTACAACAGGAATGAAGAAAAGTTATCCAAAAATCCCAGGATTGGGATGGTGTACAGGACTTGGGAAAAGATGAAAAACAAATCAGAAATTCTGGAACAGGCAGAGGAGTACCTGGGCAATATTGAGAAACTATAA
- a CDS encoding response regulator transcription factor — translation MNKAKLLVVEDDPNLGDILQEYLTMKGYETTLCRDGEEGWSKFKKDKFGLAILDIMMPKKDGFTLGKEIKKVQEDLPIIYLTAKNLKEDIIEGLKIGADDYITKPFSMEELLLRIAAILRRTQKSEEVNTLKVYNFGAFELHYDEQYIIGPSGTHKLTSKENELMRLLASEMNKLVNRSHALKQIWGDDSYFNARSMDVYLSKIRKILKEDPKVQIITIHGEGFKMVVTD, via the coding sequence ATGAACAAAGCAAAACTTCTAGTCGTGGAAGATGATCCCAATTTGGGAGATATCCTTCAGGAATACCTGACAATGAAAGGTTATGAAACCACTTTATGCCGAGATGGAGAAGAGGGCTGGTCAAAATTCAAAAAAGATAAATTCGGATTGGCCATTCTGGATATCATGATGCCAAAGAAGGACGGTTTCACATTGGGCAAAGAAATCAAAAAAGTACAGGAGGACCTTCCAATCATTTACCTCACAGCCAAAAATCTAAAAGAAGATATCATAGAAGGGCTTAAAATCGGTGCTGATGATTACATTACCAAACCCTTTAGTATGGAGGAATTACTCTTGAGAATTGCTGCAATTCTTAGGCGAACCCAAAAATCGGAAGAGGTTAACACTTTGAAAGTCTACAACTTTGGAGCCTTCGAACTCCATTATGATGAGCAATACATCATCGGTCCATCAGGAACCCATAAGCTTACATCCAAAGAAAATGAGCTCATGAGACTCCTGGCTTCTGAAATGAATAAACTGGTGAACCGTAGTCATGCATTGAAGCAGATCTGGGGTGATGACTCTTATTTCAACGCAAGAAGTATGGATGTCTACCTCAGCAAAATCCGGAAAATCCTAAAAGAAGATCCAAAGGTACAGATCATAACTATACATGGGGAAGGATTCAAAATGGTAGTAACAGATTGA
- the lysA gene encoding diaminopimelate decarboxylase: MNFEDQKYRIQGIPLTEIANTFGTPLYVYDGQKILDKVALLKQAFSKVNLKIKYATKALSNINILKLMKKAGTGVDAVSIEEVKLCLHAGFEPHEIMYTPNSVSFAEIQLAVEMGVMINIDNIPMLEHFGTFYGNSVPVCIRLNPHILAGGNAKISVGHIDSKFGISILQLKHVLKVVQAYDLNVIGLHVHTGSDILDATVFLKGAEILFDAAREFKGLKFLDFGGGFKVAYKPGDVATDILDVGDKVSEAFNKFCKEYGSELEIWFEPGKFLVSEAGLLLVQVNVVKSTPASTFVGVNSGLNHLIRPMMYDAYHDVVNISKVDGPERVYTIVGYICETDTIAADRKLKEVQEGDILAIKNAGAYGFSMSSNYNSRLRPAEILVLNGQPHLIREREEFEDVLRHQIDLDL, from the coding sequence ATGAACTTCGAAGATCAAAAATATCGAATTCAGGGAATTCCCTTGACTGAAATTGCCAATACTTTTGGCACACCTTTGTATGTATATGATGGGCAAAAAATCCTGGATAAAGTAGCCCTTTTAAAACAGGCTTTTTCCAAGGTTAATTTAAAAATCAAATATGCAACCAAAGCACTTTCCAATATCAATATTTTGAAATTGATGAAGAAGGCAGGCACAGGGGTAGATGCTGTTTCGATAGAGGAAGTGAAACTTTGCCTGCATGCTGGTTTTGAGCCTCATGAAATCATGTATACGCCAAACAGTGTTTCCTTTGCTGAAATCCAATTGGCTGTGGAAATGGGTGTAATGATTAATATTGACAATATTCCCATGCTGGAACACTTTGGGACTTTTTACGGCAATAGCGTGCCTGTTTGCATCAGACTGAATCCCCATATTTTGGCCGGAGGCAATGCAAAAATATCTGTAGGACATATTGACAGTAAATTCGGCATTTCCATACTTCAGCTGAAGCATGTATTAAAAGTGGTACAGGCTTATGATTTAAATGTTATAGGCCTTCATGTACATACAGGGTCTGATATTTTGGATGCCACTGTTTTTCTAAAAGGTGCTGAGATTTTGTTTGATGCGGCAAGAGAATTCAAAGGTTTGAAATTTCTTGATTTTGGTGGCGGTTTCAAAGTTGCGTATAAGCCGGGAGATGTTGCTACTGACATTTTGGATGTAGGGGATAAAGTATCTGAGGCTTTCAATAAATTTTGTAAAGAATATGGTTCTGAACTGGAGATTTGGTTTGAGCCCGGTAAGTTTTTGGTTTCCGAAGCAGGATTGCTTTTGGTTCAGGTCAATGTGGTCAAATCAACTCCCGCTTCCACTTTTGTAGGGGTAAATTCCGGATTGAATCATCTGATACGTCCGATGATGTATGATGCTTATCATGATGTTGTCAATATTTCAAAAGTAGATGGGCCTGAAAGAGTGTATACCATTGTGGGCTATATCTGCGAGACTGACACCATTGCTGCAGACCGAAAACTGAAAGAAGTTCAGGAAGGGGATATTTTGGCTATAAAAAATGCAGGGGCCTATGGATTCAGCATGTCTTCCAACTATAATTCAAGATTGAGACCTGCAGAAATATTAGTATTGAACGGGCAGCCACATCTCATCAGGGAAAGAGAAGAGTTTGAAGATGTATTGAGACATCAAATAGATTTAGATCTTTGA
- a CDS encoding T9SS type B sorting domain-containing protein gives MKKHLICLKILCFLIFFQGYGIIGNAQTFDASDFLSSSKNVIEPHKKLGAVTRIKTGPDNTIMSVDVSGQLALCSHADRGHIILDVNGGLPPYTFRWNNLETVQNRYDLLAGTYSVWIQDSVGNEIKERIIIQPPYPLEIEMSEIKETSCLGNNDGEAKINILKGRGEPYKIEWSHGLKNQIHAKNLKNGTYSVKVSDQFDCSKTIYFEIKSNSETMEISESVNHVSCNSAEDGAVSIDVKGGNAPYTFSWSNGAVTNEIKGLAPGDYHVLIKDQKGCSISKTYKINAAAPLEISSEVKSDLLCYNSEEGEISLNIVGGTAPYTYKWSNGADSKDIQNLGKGEYHVKVTDAKGCFVEKTFDITGPEKLTAKIETALDINCELGEAKGVAWVSIQGGKSPYQVKWQNGTTDSREIEIGDDREITVEITDSFGCSVSETIMVDFSTIAAADKLDFNYRKLQFAGEEEILVDEPLLFESAIAEDFIAWEWDFGDGTKSHEKDPIHIFKNPGEFEVVLRAFDMYGCSSVLTEEVRINQHEEFFLMPNAFSPNGDGLNDKFHPVAKGIAGYTMDIFNYWGEHVYSNADRDSEGWDGFLNGQVLPNGNYIYKVHYSTSKGEKVQKTGTVTLLR, from the coding sequence ATGAAAAAGCATTTAATCTGTTTAAAAATTTTATGTTTCCTGATTTTTTTTCAGGGGTATGGTATAATTGGCAATGCCCAAACCTTTGATGCTTCCGATTTTTTAAGTTCTTCCAAGAATGTGATTGAACCGCATAAGAAGTTGGGTGCAGTTACCAGAATTAAAACCGGCCCTGATAACACAATCATGAGTGTGGATGTAAGCGGTCAATTGGCTTTGTGTTCGCATGCTGATAGGGGACATATAATTTTGGATGTGAATGGCGGATTACCTCCTTATACCTTTAGATGGAATAATCTGGAAACAGTCCAGAACCGGTATGATCTTTTGGCGGGAACTTACTCCGTTTGGATCCAGGATAGTGTGGGAAATGAAATCAAAGAAAGGATAATTATTCAACCCCCATATCCCCTTGAAATAGAGATGTCCGAAATCAAGGAAACAAGCTGCTTGGGCAATAATGACGGAGAGGCCAAAATCAACATACTCAAAGGAAGGGGAGAGCCTTATAAAATTGAATGGAGTCACGGCTTGAAAAACCAAATACATGCAAAAAATCTTAAAAACGGCACCTATTCGGTAAAAGTATCAGATCAGTTTGATTGTAGCAAAACAATCTATTTTGAAATAAAATCCAATTCGGAAACAATGGAGATTTCTGAATCGGTCAATCACGTATCCTGTAACAGTGCAGAAGATGGTGCAGTTTCCATTGATGTCAAAGGAGGAAATGCACCCTACACTTTCAGTTGGTCAAACGGTGCAGTTACCAATGAAATCAAAGGATTGGCTCCAGGTGATTATCATGTATTGATCAAAGATCAAAAAGGATGCAGTATTTCAAAAACCTATAAAATAAATGCTGCTGCTCCTTTGGAAATTTCAAGCGAAGTGAAATCAGATTTACTTTGTTACAATTCTGAGGAAGGGGAAATCTCTCTGAATATCGTTGGAGGAACAGCACCTTACACCTATAAATGGTCAAATGGGGCAGATTCCAAGGATATCCAAAATCTCGGAAAAGGAGAATATCATGTAAAAGTCACAGATGCCAAGGGGTGTTTTGTCGAAAAAACCTTTGATATAACAGGTCCTGAAAAATTGACGGCTAAGATTGAGACGGCATTGGATATCAATTGTGAGCTTGGAGAGGCTAAAGGCGTAGCATGGGTAAGTATCCAAGGAGGCAAGTCGCCTTATCAGGTCAAATGGCAAAACGGTACTACAGATTCAAGAGAAATAGAAATAGGAGATGACAGAGAAATCACTGTTGAGATAACCGATTCCTTTGGTTGTTCTGTTTCTGAAACTATCATGGTGGATTTTTCTACTATTGCTGCAGCTGACAAGCTTGACTTTAATTACAGGAAACTTCAATTCGCCGGAGAGGAAGAAATACTTGTAGATGAACCGTTGTTGTTTGAAAGTGCCATTGCTGAGGATTTTATTGCTTGGGAATGGGATTTTGGGGACGGAACAAAATCTCATGAAAAAGACCCGATCCATATCTTTAAAAATCCGGGAGAATTCGAAGTGGTATTGCGGGCCTTTGATATGTATGGATGCTCTTCTGTATTAACCGAAGAAGTCAGAATTAATCAGCATGAAGAGTTCTTTTTGATGCCAAATGCCTTTTCTCCCAATGGAGACGGATTGAACGATAAGTTCCATCCTGTTGCAAAAGGAATTGCGGGGTATACAATGGATATTTTCAATTATTGGGGAGAACATGTATACTCAAATGCCGATCGGGACAGTGAAGGATGGGATGGATTTTTAAATGGACAGGTATTACCTAATGGCAATTATATTTACAAGGTGCATTATTCAACATCCAAGGGTGAAAAAGTTCAAAAAACCGGAACAGTTACACTCTTGAGATAA
- a CDS encoding sensor histidine kinase: protein MSKSKMKLIIVLMSIASIGLIGFQYYWVSNALRINEERFEQTVYQSLAATVSQIDKGETSDIFLSYLAKDTLLQQSMFQRIEPIVVQVRQRPINTRRPSMMDSILQQQIPQISQSFRRLIESRGVDLSVFSDLDNFFTYLTPEIASTIFTPDEMEILLQERERQYQYLNQAETTFRRRYGINRPSDYIEEYNVPKDALEKIRNANIKIEFMNRAWEELLEGQRDVLSRMDTSQLRKYLKNNLKERGIGESFDLGILDDKGMLIPISSLIDSSRLVSNGIQARLFPSDILGKENYLVVHFPTKKAYIFRQIWLPVLSSLLFIGIVIFCFIYAIKVIIRQKKLSDIKNDFINNMTHEFKTPIATVSLAVEALQDPELLNQESFRKRYLSIIKDENTRLGSQVEKVLQSATLDKKDFKLKLEKVNMDDILENARQHIGLQVENKGGKIELLSELKEPYLEADSFHISHIINNLLDNAIKYAKDKPNIEIKSWDQNGSLFVSVKDNGIGMSKESVKKIFDKFYRVPTGNLHDVKGFGLGLAYVKTMTEAHKGEITVNSEPGKGSIFTLKLPKKQ, encoded by the coding sequence ATGTCTAAGTCCAAGATGAAACTGATCATAGTATTGATGTCCATAGCCAGTATTGGTCTGATTGGATTTCAATACTATTGGGTAAGCAATGCCCTAAGGATCAATGAAGAAAGGTTTGAACAGACAGTTTACCAATCACTGGCAGCTACGGTTTCCCAGATTGACAAAGGAGAAACAAGTGATATTTTTTTAAGCTATCTCGCTAAGGACACCCTGTTGCAGCAATCCATGTTCCAAAGGATTGAGCCCATAGTCGTTCAGGTAAGACAAAGGCCCATCAATACAAGAAGGCCTTCCATGATGGATTCCATTTTACAGCAGCAAATTCCCCAGATCAGTCAAAGCTTCAGAAGGCTTATAGAATCAAGAGGGGTGGATTTATCAGTCTTTTCAGACCTTGACAATTTTTTTACATATCTGACTCCGGAGATCGCATCGACTATTTTTACTCCCGATGAAATGGAAATCCTCTTACAGGAACGCGAAAGACAGTATCAGTATCTCAATCAGGCAGAAACAACCTTTAGAAGAAGATATGGTATCAATAGACCTTCTGATTATATAGAAGAATATAATGTTCCCAAGGATGCCTTGGAAAAAATTAGAAATGCGAATATCAAAATAGAATTTATGAACAGGGCCTGGGAGGAACTATTGGAAGGTCAAAGAGATGTGCTTTCCAGAATGGACACTTCGCAGTTACGTAAATACCTAAAAAACAACCTCAAAGAAAGGGGGATTGGGGAATCTTTTGATTTGGGAATCCTTGATGACAAAGGCATGCTTATTCCAATCTCCAGCCTTATAGATTCCAGCAGGCTGGTTTCAAACGGAATACAGGCCCGGCTTTTTCCAAGTGACATATTGGGAAAAGAGAATTATCTTGTTGTCCATTTCCCAACCAAAAAAGCTTACATTTTCCGTCAGATCTGGCTGCCGGTTTTGAGTTCTCTTTTGTTTATCGGCATCGTAATTTTTTGTTTTATTTATGCCATTAAAGTCATCATCAGACAGAAAAAACTGTCAGACATCAAAAATGATTTTATCAATAACATGACCCATGAGTTCAAGACTCCCATTGCCACGGTAAGCCTGGCAGTGGAAGCCTTGCAGGATCCTGAACTCTTGAATCAGGAATCTTTTAGGAAGAGATATTTGAGTATCATCAAAGATGAAAATACAAGACTGGGATCACAGGTGGAAAAGGTACTTCAATCTGCCACTTTGGATAAGAAAGACTTCAAACTCAAGTTGGAAAAAGTAAACATGGACGATATACTCGAAAATGCCAGGCAACATATCGGTTTGCAGGTGGAAAACAAAGGTGGGAAAATTGAATTGCTTTCTGAATTGAAAGAACCTTATTTGGAAGCGGATTCATTCCATATCTCCCATATCATCAATAATCTTTTGGATAATGCCATTAAGTACGCCAAAGATAAACCAAACATTGAGATCAAGTCCTGGGATCAAAATGGCAGCTTATTTGTGTCTGTAAAAGATAATGGTATCGGCATGTCCAAAGAATCAGTAAAAAAAATATTTGATAAATTTTATAGGGTTCCTACCGGTAATTTACATGATGTAAAAGGATTTGGGCTCGGCTTGGCTTATGTAAAAACCATGACCGAAGCACATAAAGGCGAAATTACAGTTAACAGCGAACCAGGAAAAGGAAGTATCTTCACCCTCAAACTCCCCAAAAAACAATGA